The proteins below come from a single Ictalurus furcatus strain D&B chromosome 15, Billie_1.0, whole genome shotgun sequence genomic window:
- the LOC128619687 gene encoding uncharacterized protein LOC128619687 isoform X2, with protein MKGGAEKAMFSQSFPHTEQEEEEDALKEEEEEKSVSADPFVVVKLEDERDGPEAERSERSSGCGSALEISLFAPLESSEDGEEERPRPLTHTHPACWPYAPGRDEDIVSPQRRPRRRRKRPKRARPRRCGPPAAVSGVKMMEETDDTDEPPDHAPPEKRARSTLWDFPSHKTPRSGVWEYFEYFINPEGELEDYGFPTCKLCQLKVACKRGNTSNMLRHLQEHHAFAYREAKRADALWLDLDSSDSDMKVESDEQELADDWCGVGKKSEEENEGDDDGDADYSDHRVPAAPRRKRQVRSAVWQYFHYDKDRRPSCKICGWKLTAGSSGSTSNMRHHLQSQHQIVCPLTKSAGLVITLPEGDEPIKLYPPSTPRKSAVWKLFGFVMNNEGVLEENGFPICRLCHQVVASKDGNTSNMYSHLQHHHQAVYAELKLSGDDNDDQTPRQTGDPYPLFPPQDVLEPVWEHFGYPKDADGVVQVDGQPTCKICQVKVSCPGESTKFLYRHLWKKHNAVYFDIKVATRSLRGEDGLVAPVLFPPTHRVKSAVWEYFGYLKDAEGTVVCDGFPICKICYLNVAAKGGNTTNMFKHLKDHHKSIYDEIRPGVPEEIVPDHASSILHAPDGQNSKLWEYFGYLKNPDGILVEDGAPACKICGVKVMSEGQSNMMKHLQENHEGVYAEVQEALENPSTEGAPELPELHPPTQNAYPVWEYFGFLKDTEGSVVFDGFPICKICRQRVESKDGDTRNMFHHLKANHRNVYQHIKPAVEKRVYKSFELCPPNGRQIDIRLWDHFGYPKNAEGEVEEDGAPVCKICLQKLSTSSRGANLTTSMLRHLRRNHQSVYEEVQEAIGAWRPEWSNETLELYPPTQNVTSSVWEHFGYLKDAEGSVVCDGFPICKICHQKVPSKGGNTTNMFKHLKDGHRSVYNEIRSAVTNEVFEDVLSAADLHPPNSPCDPTLWEHFGYRKNADGVMEEDGAPFCKLCLRKLVSRGETTRNMKQHLKENHNTVYTEPEEVLSSFVLELDTGTSDLHPPTRKVKSAVWKYFGYPRDAAGLVLSDGFPICKLCQKKVSAKGGNTTNMFTHLRDYHRTTYNEIKATFDPVRTENELEPVELHLPTTDALSPVWKYFGYPKNADGSLVCDGYPLCKLCQLKVTAKGGSTTNMLMHLRAYHLDVYKDVKPAITKKSIYRPFDLYPPSGQDDIKLWDHFGYQKSADGELKDDGAPICKICLRKMIKPPTGGTPTTNMLRHLRKKHQSVYNEVQEAITTLRTAWGIEPPELHPPTQNVTSAVWQYFGYLKDADGSVVCDDFPICKLCQQKVASKRRCTTNMFKHLKDYHRAVYDEVRSAVTSETFEDLFQPADLHPPSGQYNPKLWEYFGYRKAADGDLVEDGAPICKLCLRKLISKGETTANMMQHLKENHNGIYTDVQREVNPFTIGGATELPELYPPEHRVRSGVWKYFGYLRDTEGPADCAGFPICKICLSKVSNKGKVTANMTAHLKDHHRSIYDDLKIPDRRPKAVLAENLPELHPPSKQPLSPIWKHFGLPKNADGVIEEDGCPICRICGKKVSSQDGRKMIRHLHFCHFSVYEELKNAIRASKLGVDAGGQPTDLHPPSKSVRSSVWEYFGYLKNPDGSINVDGRPICKMCFHKVSSHGGNTTNMFKHLEDKHGLSQ; from the exons atgAAAGGCGGAGCGGAGAAAGCGATGTTTTCCCAAAGTTTTCCCCACACggagcaggaggaagaggaggacgcgctgaaggaggaggaggaagagaaaagcGTCTCGGCGGATCCGTTTGTCGTCGTGAAGCTGGAAGACGAGAGAGACGGACCGGAGGCGGAAAGGAGCGAGCGGTCATCAGGCTGCGGGTCAGCGCTGGAGATCAGCCTATTCGCCCCGCTCGAGTCCTCGGAGGACGGGGAGGAAGAGAGACCGCGgccgctcacacacacacacccggcctGCTGGCCCTATGCTCCGG GTCGGGATGAAGACATCGTTTCTCCTCAGAGACGCCCAAGAAGACGCAGGAAGCGGCCGAAACGCGCTCGCCCGAGACGGTGCGGTCCTCCTGCAGCTGTGTCCGGG GTTAAAATGATGGAGGAAACCGACGACACGGACGAGCCTCCAGACCACGCCCCTCCTGAGAAACGTGCCAGATCCACGCTCTGGGACTTCCCCTCTCACAAGACGCCTCGTTCCGGAGTCTGGGAATACTTTGAGTATTTTATAAACCCGGAAGGCGAGCTGGAAGATTATGGCTTCCCGACATGTAAACTGTGTCAGCTGAAAGTGGCGTGTAAGAGAGGAAACACCTCCAACATGCTGCGGCACCTGCAGGAACATCACGCCTTCGCTTACCGAGAAGCCAAG AGAGCAGACGCCCTGTGGCTCGACTTGGACTCCTCTGATTCGGACATGAAGGTGGAGTCAGATGAGCAGGAGCTGGCGGACGACTGGTGCGGTGTAGGGAAGAAGAGCGAAGAGGAAAACGAGGGCGATGACGACGGTGATGCAGATTACAGCGACCACAGAGTCCCGGCTGCTCCGAGACGGAAGAGGCAGGTCCGATCAGCCGTGTGGCAGTACTTTCACTACGACAAGGACAGAAGGCCGAGCTGTAAGATCTGTGGCTGGAAACTTACTGCAGGGTCTTCAGGCAGCACGAGCAACATGAGACATCATCTTCAGAGCCAGCATCAGATCGTGTGTCCTCTCACTAAG TCTGCCGGTCTTGTTATAACTTTACCTGAAGGAGACGAGCCGATTAAACTGTACCCGCCCTCGACGCCTCGCAAATCCGCCGTGTGGAAGCTCTTCGGCTTCGTCATGAATAACGAGGGTGTGCTGGAAGAGAATGGCTTCcccatctgcaggctgtgcCACCAAGTCGTCGCGTCCAAAGATGGAAACACGTCCAACATGTACAGCCACCTGCAGCACCACCACCAAGCCGTGTACGCAGAGTTGAAG CTGAGCGGTGACGATAACGATGACCAAACCCCACGACAGACCGGAGATCCTTACCCACTTTTCCCACCACAAGATGTCCTTGAGCCCGTGtgggagcattttggatacCCGAAGGACGCCGACGGAGTTGTCCAGGTGGACGGGCAGCCGACGTGTAAAATCTGCCAAGTTAAAGTCTCCTGTCCAGGGGAGAGCACCAAATTTCTGTACCGGCACCTGTGGAAGAAACACAACGCTGTGTACTTCGACATCAAG GTGGCCACCAGGTCCTTGAGAGGAGAGGATGGACTGGTGGCCCCGGTCCTTTTCCCACCGACTCACAGGGTCAAATCCGCCGTCTGGGAATATTTCGGCTACTTGAAGGACGCGGAGGGGACGGTGGTCTGCGACGGCTTTCCTATATGCAAAATCTGCTACTTAAACGTAGCGGCTAAAGGAGGAAACACCACCAACATGTTCAAACACCTCAAAGATCATCATAAGTCCATCTACGATGAAATCAGG CCCGGCGTTCCTGAGGAAATCGTTCCGGACCACGCATCTTCAATTCTCCATGCTCCAGATGGACAAAACTCCAAATTATGGGAATATTTCGGATACCTGAAAAATCCGGACGGCATCCTGGTAGAAGACGGAGCTCCAGCCTGTAAGATTTGTGGCGTGAAGGTGATGTCGGAAGGCCAGTCCAACATGATGAAACACCTCCAGGAGAATCATGAAGGAGTGTACGCTGAAGTACAG GAAGCTCTCGAGAACCCGAGCACGGAAGGTGCACCTGAGCTTCCAGAGCTTCATCCACCCACCCAAAACGCGTATCCCGTTTGGGAATATTTTGGCTTCCTGAAGGACACAGAAGGATCGGTGGTGTTTGACGGCTTCCCCATCTGCAAAATATGCCGCCAAAGAGTGGAGTCCAAAGACGGAGACACCAGAAACATGTTCCACCACCTGAAGGCCAACCATCGGAACGTGTACCAGCATATCAAG CCAGCGGTGGAGAAAAGGGTTTATAAGTCCTTTGAGCTCTGTCCACCGAACGGTCGGCAGATCGACATCAGATTATGGGATCACTTCGGATATCCTAAAAACGCAGAGGGCGAGGTTGAAGAAGACGgagcaccagtgtgtaaaaTCTGCCTTCAGAAGCTCTCGACGTCCTCCAGAGGAGCAAACCTCACCACCAGCATGCTGAGGCACCTCCGGAGGAACCATCAGTCCGTATACGAGGAGGTTCAG GAGGCAATCGGAGCCTGGAGACCCGAGTGGAGTAACGAAACCCTCGAGCTTTACCCCCCGACGCAAAACGTCACGTCCTCCGTGTGGGAGCATTTCGGATACCTGAAAGACGCAGAGGGGTCGGTGGTGTGCGACGGCTTCCCCATCTGCAAAATATGCCACCAGAAGGTGCCTTCTAAAGGAGGAAACACCACCAACATGTTCAAACACCTCAAAGACGGTCATCGGAGCGTCTACAACGAAATCCGG tccgcAGTGACTAACGAGGTGTTTGAGGATGTTCTATCAGCCGCCGACCTCCACCCGCCCAACAGCCCGTGTGACCCAACGCTCTGGGAGCATTTCGGATACCGCAAAAATGCAGACGGAGTCATGGAAGAGGACGGAGCGCCATTCTGTAAACTCTGCCTTCGGAAGCTAGTGTCGAGAGGAGAGACCACGAGAAACATGAAGCAGCACCTTAAGGAAAACCATAACACTGTGTACACCGAACCCGAG GAAGTCCTGAGCTCGTTCGTCTTGGAGCTGGACACAGGCACGTCGGACCTTCATCCTCCGACACGGAAGGTGAAGTCGGCCGTGTGGAAGTATTTTGGTTACCCGAGAGACGCGGCGGGGTTGGTTCTGAGTGACGGCTTCCCTATCTGCAAACTCTGTCAAAAGAAAGTGTCTGCTAAAGGAGGGAACACCACCAACATGTTCACGCATCTCCGAGATTATCATCGGACCACGTACAATGAGATCAAG GCAACGTTTGATCCTGTGAGGACTGAGAACGAGCTGGAACCCGTGGAGCTTCATCTCCCGACGACGGACGCCCTGTCCCCAGTCTGGAAATATTTTGGATACCCGAAAAATGCAGACGGGTCTCTGGTGTGTGACGGCTACCCTCTGTGCAAACTGTGTCAGCTGAAAGTGACGGCTAAAGGAGGCAGCACGACAAACATGCTCATGCACCTGAGGGCCTACCACCTGGATGTGTACAAGGACGTCAAG ccAGCCATCACTAAAAAGTCCATCTACAGACCTTTCGATCTCTATCCACCGAGTGGTCAAGACGACATCAAGTTATGGGATCACTTCGGATATCAGAAAAGCGCCGATGGAGAGCTGAAGGACGACGGAGCCCCGATCTGTAAAATCTGCCTTCGGAAAATGATCAAACCCCCGACAGGCGGGACACCGACCACCAACATGCTGAGGCACCTTCGGAAGAAACACCAGTCGGTGTATAACGAAGTGCAG GAAGCGATCACCACGCTTAGAACAGCATGGGGTATTGAACCACCGGAGCTTCATCCACCAACACAGAATGTCACATCTGCGGTCTGGCAGTATTTCGGCTACCTCAAAGACGCCGACGGCTCAGTCGTGTGTGATGACTTCCCCATCTGCAAACTGTGTCAGCAGAAGGTGGCTTCCAAACGACGATGCACTACAAACATGTTTAAACATCTGAAGGATTACCACCGAGCCGTGTACGACGAGGTCCGG AGTGCAGTTACGAGCGAGACGTTCGAAGATCTTTTCCAGCCGGCTGACCTACATCCTCCGAGCGGCCAGTACAACCCCAAACTGTGGGAGTATTTCGGATATCGCAAAGCGGCAGACGGGGACCTCGTGGAAGACGGAGCGCCGATCTGTAAACTCTGCTTACGGAAGCTGATCTCTAAAGGAGAAACGACGGCGAATATGATGCAGCACCTTAAAGAGAACCACAACGGCATCTACACCGACGTGCAA AGGGAAGTGAACCCGTTCACCATTGGCGGAGCCACCGAGCTCCCAGAGCTTTATCCACCTGAACACAGAGTCAGGTCTGGCGTCTGGAAATATTTTGGCTACCTGAGGGACACGGAGGGTCCGGCTGACTGCGCAGGCTTCCCTATCTGCAAAATCTGCCTTTCCAAAGTGTCCAATAAGGGAAAGGTCACGGCCAATATGACCGCGCATCTCAAAGATCATCACAGAAGCATCTATGATGACCTTAAG ataCCAGACAGAAGGCCGAAAGCAGTGTTGGCTGAAAATCTCCCGGAACTCCACCCACCATCCAAACAGCCTCTGTCTCCAATCTGGAAACATTTCGGACTTCCCAAAAACGCAGATGGAGTCATAGAAGAGGACGGATGCCCGATCTGCAGAATCTGCGGCAAAAAGGTTTCGAGCCAAGACGGAAGGAAAATGATAAGACATCTGCATTTCTGCCATTTCTCTGTGTATGAAGAGTTAAAG AACGCGATTAGAGCTTCAAAGTTGGGAGTAGACGCGGGAGGCCAACCCACCGACCTTCACCCTCCGTCCAAGAGCGTCCGCTCCTCCGTCTGGGAGTATTTCGGGTACCTGAAGAATCCGGACGGTTCCATTAACGTGGACGGACGTCCGATCTGCAAGATGTGCTTCCATAAAGTGTCCAGTCACGGAGGAAACACGACCAACATGTTCAAGCACCTGGAGGACAAACACGGGCTTAGTCAATAG
- the LOC128619687 gene encoding uncharacterized protein LOC128619687 isoform X1, with product MKGGAEKAMFSQSFPHTEQEEEEDALKEEEEEKSVSADPFVVVKLEDERDGPEAERSERSSGCGSALEISLFAPLESSEDGEEERPRPLTHTHPACWPYAPGRDEDIVSPQRRPRRRRKRPKRARPRRCGPPAAVSGVKMMEETDDTDEPPDHAPPEKRARSTLWDFPSHKTPRSGVWEYFEYFINPEGELEDYGFPTCKLCQLKVACKRGNTSNMLRHLQEHHAFAYREAKRADALWLDLDSSDSDMKVESDEQELADDWCGVGKKSEEENEGDDDGDADYSDHRVPAAPRRKRQVRSAVWQYFHYDKDRRPSCKICGWKLTAGSSGSTSNMRHHLQSQHQIVCPLTKSAGLVITLPEGDEPIKLYPPSTPRKSAVWKLFGFVMNNEGVLEENGFPICRLCHQVVASKDGNTSNMYSHLQHHHQAVYAELKHAMAPAGAEQRPDPSDATELHPPVKRRNSPVWRYFGFIKNSEGDLKEDGFPLCKMCHRRVAAKDGTTSNMLNHLRRHHQAEYEEVKLANETLPVIRTEEGNDLPELFPPSILPLSPVWDYFGYPKNADGVIEENERPKCKACRQSIVSKQGILSNMLRHLKFYHNSLYEELKSRTGWRRYRPYKERSRAPPIQANPDELYPPKMALKSGVWKHFGYLRNSKGMVVPDGFPICKLCLRKVSTPRGCTTNMMVHLQRYHSTEFAEMRLSGDDNDDQTPRQTGDPYPLFPPQDVLEPVWEHFGYPKDADGVVQVDGQPTCKICQVKVSCPGESTKFLYRHLWKKHNAVYFDIKVATRSLRGEDGLVAPVLFPPTHRVKSAVWEYFGYLKDAEGTVVCDGFPICKICYLNVAAKGGNTTNMFKHLKDHHKSIYDEIRPGVPEEIVPDHASSILHAPDGQNSKLWEYFGYLKNPDGILVEDGAPACKICGVKVMSEGQSNMMKHLQENHEGVYAEVQEALENPSTEGAPELPELHPPTQNAYPVWEYFGFLKDTEGSVVFDGFPICKICRQRVESKDGDTRNMFHHLKANHRNVYQHIKPAVEKRVYKSFELCPPNGRQIDIRLWDHFGYPKNAEGEVEEDGAPVCKICLQKLSTSSRGANLTTSMLRHLRRNHQSVYEEVQEAIGAWRPEWSNETLELYPPTQNVTSSVWEHFGYLKDAEGSVVCDGFPICKICHQKVPSKGGNTTNMFKHLKDGHRSVYNEIRSAVTNEVFEDVLSAADLHPPNSPCDPTLWEHFGYRKNADGVMEEDGAPFCKLCLRKLVSRGETTRNMKQHLKENHNTVYTEPEEVLSSFVLELDTGTSDLHPPTRKVKSAVWKYFGYPRDAAGLVLSDGFPICKLCQKKVSAKGGNTTNMFTHLRDYHRTTYNEIKATFDPVRTENELEPVELHLPTTDALSPVWKYFGYPKNADGSLVCDGYPLCKLCQLKVTAKGGSTTNMLMHLRAYHLDVYKDVKPAITKKSIYRPFDLYPPSGQDDIKLWDHFGYQKSADGELKDDGAPICKICLRKMIKPPTGGTPTTNMLRHLRKKHQSVYNEVQEAITTLRTAWGIEPPELHPPTQNVTSAVWQYFGYLKDADGSVVCDDFPICKLCQQKVASKRRCTTNMFKHLKDYHRAVYDEVRSAVTSETFEDLFQPADLHPPSGQYNPKLWEYFGYRKAADGDLVEDGAPICKLCLRKLISKGETTANMMQHLKENHNGIYTDVQREVNPFTIGGATELPELYPPEHRVRSGVWKYFGYLRDTEGPADCAGFPICKICLSKVSNKGKVTANMTAHLKDHHRSIYDDLKIPDRRPKAVLAENLPELHPPSKQPLSPIWKHFGLPKNADGVIEEDGCPICRICGKKVSSQDGRKMIRHLHFCHFSVYEELKNAIRASKLGVDAGGQPTDLHPPSKSVRSSVWEYFGYLKNPDGSINVDGRPICKMCFHKVSSHGGNTTNMFKHLEDKHGLSQ from the exons atgAAAGGCGGAGCGGAGAAAGCGATGTTTTCCCAAAGTTTTCCCCACACggagcaggaggaagaggaggacgcgctgaaggaggaggaggaagagaaaagcGTCTCGGCGGATCCGTTTGTCGTCGTGAAGCTGGAAGACGAGAGAGACGGACCGGAGGCGGAAAGGAGCGAGCGGTCATCAGGCTGCGGGTCAGCGCTGGAGATCAGCCTATTCGCCCCGCTCGAGTCCTCGGAGGACGGGGAGGAAGAGAGACCGCGgccgctcacacacacacacccggcctGCTGGCCCTATGCTCCGG GTCGGGATGAAGACATCGTTTCTCCTCAGAGACGCCCAAGAAGACGCAGGAAGCGGCCGAAACGCGCTCGCCCGAGACGGTGCGGTCCTCCTGCAGCTGTGTCCGGG GTTAAAATGATGGAGGAAACCGACGACACGGACGAGCCTCCAGACCACGCCCCTCCTGAGAAACGTGCCAGATCCACGCTCTGGGACTTCCCCTCTCACAAGACGCCTCGTTCCGGAGTCTGGGAATACTTTGAGTATTTTATAAACCCGGAAGGCGAGCTGGAAGATTATGGCTTCCCGACATGTAAACTGTGTCAGCTGAAAGTGGCGTGTAAGAGAGGAAACACCTCCAACATGCTGCGGCACCTGCAGGAACATCACGCCTTCGCTTACCGAGAAGCCAAG AGAGCAGACGCCCTGTGGCTCGACTTGGACTCCTCTGATTCGGACATGAAGGTGGAGTCAGATGAGCAGGAGCTGGCGGACGACTGGTGCGGTGTAGGGAAGAAGAGCGAAGAGGAAAACGAGGGCGATGACGACGGTGATGCAGATTACAGCGACCACAGAGTCCCGGCTGCTCCGAGACGGAAGAGGCAGGTCCGATCAGCCGTGTGGCAGTACTTTCACTACGACAAGGACAGAAGGCCGAGCTGTAAGATCTGTGGCTGGAAACTTACTGCAGGGTCTTCAGGCAGCACGAGCAACATGAGACATCATCTTCAGAGCCAGCATCAGATCGTGTGTCCTCTCACTAAG TCTGCCGGTCTTGTTATAACTTTACCTGAAGGAGACGAGCCGATTAAACTGTACCCGCCCTCGACGCCTCGCAAATCCGCCGTGTGGAAGCTCTTCGGCTTCGTCATGAATAACGAGGGTGTGCTGGAAGAGAATGGCTTCcccatctgcaggctgtgcCACCAAGTCGTCGCGTCCAAAGATGGAAACACGTCCAACATGTACAGCCACCTGCAGCACCACCACCAAGCCGTGTACGCAGAGTTGAAG CACGCCATGGCCCCTGCAGGAGCCGAGCAGAGACCGGACCCCTCAGACGCCACGGAGCTCCATCCTCCTGTAAAGCGCAGAAACTCGCCTGTCTGGAGATATTTCGGATTTATTAAAAACTCAGAGGGTGATTTAAAGGAGGACGGGTTCCCACTGTGCAAAATGTGCCATCGGAGAGTGGCGGCTAAAGATGGAACCACGTCGAACATGCTGAACCACCTGCGGCGCCACCACCAGGCTGAGTATGAAGAAGTGAAG ctAGCGAATGAAACCTTGCCTGTGATTCGTACGGAGGAAGGAAACGACCTGCCTGAGCTGTTTCCCCCCAGCATCCTGCCCCTGTCCCCCGTCTGGGATTACTTCGGGTACCCGAAAAACGCAGACGGCGTGATTGAGGAGAACGAGCGGCCCAAGTGTAAAGCCTGCCGGCAGTCCATCGTCTCCAAGCAGGGCATTTTATCCAACATGCTACGCCACCTAAAGTTCTATCACAACTCCTTATACGAGGAGCTGAAGTCGAGAACTGGATGGCGCAGGTACAGGCCGTATAAAGAGAGAAGCCGTGCCCCGCCCATTCAGGCCAACCCGGACGAGCTGTACCCGCCCAAAATGGCTCTGAAATCGGGTGTCTGGAAACATTTTGGATATCTGAGGAACTCCAAGGGCATGGTCGTGCCGGACGGGTTCCCGATCTGTAAACTGTGCCTGAGAAAGGTCAGCACGCCCAGAGGATGTACCACCAACATGATGGTCCATCTCCAGAGATACCACTCCACCGAGTTCGCAGAAATGAGG CTGAGCGGTGACGATAACGATGACCAAACCCCACGACAGACCGGAGATCCTTACCCACTTTTCCCACCACAAGATGTCCTTGAGCCCGTGtgggagcattttggatacCCGAAGGACGCCGACGGAGTTGTCCAGGTGGACGGGCAGCCGACGTGTAAAATCTGCCAAGTTAAAGTCTCCTGTCCAGGGGAGAGCACCAAATTTCTGTACCGGCACCTGTGGAAGAAACACAACGCTGTGTACTTCGACATCAAG GTGGCCACCAGGTCCTTGAGAGGAGAGGATGGACTGGTGGCCCCGGTCCTTTTCCCACCGACTCACAGGGTCAAATCCGCCGTCTGGGAATATTTCGGCTACTTGAAGGACGCGGAGGGGACGGTGGTCTGCGACGGCTTTCCTATATGCAAAATCTGCTACTTAAACGTAGCGGCTAAAGGAGGAAACACCACCAACATGTTCAAACACCTCAAAGATCATCATAAGTCCATCTACGATGAAATCAGG CCCGGCGTTCCTGAGGAAATCGTTCCGGACCACGCATCTTCAATTCTCCATGCTCCAGATGGACAAAACTCCAAATTATGGGAATATTTCGGATACCTGAAAAATCCGGACGGCATCCTGGTAGAAGACGGAGCTCCAGCCTGTAAGATTTGTGGCGTGAAGGTGATGTCGGAAGGCCAGTCCAACATGATGAAACACCTCCAGGAGAATCATGAAGGAGTGTACGCTGAAGTACAG GAAGCTCTCGAGAACCCGAGCACGGAAGGTGCACCTGAGCTTCCAGAGCTTCATCCACCCACCCAAAACGCGTATCCCGTTTGGGAATATTTTGGCTTCCTGAAGGACACAGAAGGATCGGTGGTGTTTGACGGCTTCCCCATCTGCAAAATATGCCGCCAAAGAGTGGAGTCCAAAGACGGAGACACCAGAAACATGTTCCACCACCTGAAGGCCAACCATCGGAACGTGTACCAGCATATCAAG CCAGCGGTGGAGAAAAGGGTTTATAAGTCCTTTGAGCTCTGTCCACCGAACGGTCGGCAGATCGACATCAGATTATGGGATCACTTCGGATATCCTAAAAACGCAGAGGGCGAGGTTGAAGAAGACGgagcaccagtgtgtaaaaTCTGCCTTCAGAAGCTCTCGACGTCCTCCAGAGGAGCAAACCTCACCACCAGCATGCTGAGGCACCTCCGGAGGAACCATCAGTCCGTATACGAGGAGGTTCAG GAGGCAATCGGAGCCTGGAGACCCGAGTGGAGTAACGAAACCCTCGAGCTTTACCCCCCGACGCAAAACGTCACGTCCTCCGTGTGGGAGCATTTCGGATACCTGAAAGACGCAGAGGGGTCGGTGGTGTGCGACGGCTTCCCCATCTGCAAAATATGCCACCAGAAGGTGCCTTCTAAAGGAGGAAACACCACCAACATGTTCAAACACCTCAAAGACGGTCATCGGAGCGTCTACAACGAAATCCGG tccgcAGTGACTAACGAGGTGTTTGAGGATGTTCTATCAGCCGCCGACCTCCACCCGCCCAACAGCCCGTGTGACCCAACGCTCTGGGAGCATTTCGGATACCGCAAAAATGCAGACGGAGTCATGGAAGAGGACGGAGCGCCATTCTGTAAACTCTGCCTTCGGAAGCTAGTGTCGAGAGGAGAGACCACGAGAAACATGAAGCAGCACCTTAAGGAAAACCATAACACTGTGTACACCGAACCCGAG GAAGTCCTGAGCTCGTTCGTCTTGGAGCTGGACACAGGCACGTCGGACCTTCATCCTCCGACACGGAAGGTGAAGTCGGCCGTGTGGAAGTATTTTGGTTACCCGAGAGACGCGGCGGGGTTGGTTCTGAGTGACGGCTTCCCTATCTGCAAACTCTGTCAAAAGAAAGTGTCTGCTAAAGGAGGGAACACCACCAACATGTTCACGCATCTCCGAGATTATCATCGGACCACGTACAATGAGATCAAG GCAACGTTTGATCCTGTGAGGACTGAGAACGAGCTGGAACCCGTGGAGCTTCATCTCCCGACGACGGACGCCCTGTCCCCAGTCTGGAAATATTTTGGATACCCGAAAAATGCAGACGGGTCTCTGGTGTGTGACGGCTACCCTCTGTGCAAACTGTGTCAGCTGAAAGTGACGGCTAAAGGAGGCAGCACGACAAACATGCTCATGCACCTGAGGGCCTACCACCTGGATGTGTACAAGGACGTCAAG ccAGCCATCACTAAAAAGTCCATCTACAGACCTTTCGATCTCTATCCACCGAGTGGTCAAGACGACATCAAGTTATGGGATCACTTCGGATATCAGAAAAGCGCCGATGGAGAGCTGAAGGACGACGGAGCCCCGATCTGTAAAATCTGCCTTCGGAAAATGATCAAACCCCCGACAGGCGGGACACCGACCACCAACATGCTGAGGCACCTTCGGAAGAAACACCAGTCGGTGTATAACGAAGTGCAG GAAGCGATCACCACGCTTAGAACAGCATGGGGTATTGAACCACCGGAGCTTCATCCACCAACACAGAATGTCACATCTGCGGTCTGGCAGTATTTCGGCTACCTCAAAGACGCCGACGGCTCAGTCGTGTGTGATGACTTCCCCATCTGCAAACTGTGTCAGCAGAAGGTGGCTTCCAAACGACGATGCACTACAAACATGTTTAAACATCTGAAGGATTACCACCGAGCCGTGTACGACGAGGTCCGG AGTGCAGTTACGAGCGAGACGTTCGAAGATCTTTTCCAGCCGGCTGACCTACATCCTCCGAGCGGCCAGTACAACCCCAAACTGTGGGAGTATTTCGGATATCGCAAAGCGGCAGACGGGGACCTCGTGGAAGACGGAGCGCCGATCTGTAAACTCTGCTTACGGAAGCTGATCTCTAAAGGAGAAACGACGGCGAATATGATGCAGCACCTTAAAGAGAACCACAACGGCATCTACACCGACGTGCAA AGGGAAGTGAACCCGTTCACCATTGGCGGAGCCACCGAGCTCCCAGAGCTTTATCCACCTGAACACAGAGTCAGGTCTGGCGTCTGGAAATATTTTGGCTACCTGAGGGACACGGAGGGTCCGGCTGACTGCGCAGGCTTCCCTATCTGCAAAATCTGCCTTTCCAAAGTGTCCAATAAGGGAAAGGTCACGGCCAATATGACCGCGCATCTCAAAGATCATCACAGAAGCATCTATGATGACCTTAAG ataCCAGACAGAAGGCCGAAAGCAGTGTTGGCTGAAAATCTCCCGGAACTCCACCCACCATCCAAACAGCCTCTGTCTCCAATCTGGAAACATTTCGGACTTCCCAAAAACGCAGATGGAGTCATAGAAGAGGACGGATGCCCGATCTGCAGAATCTGCGGCAAAAAGGTTTCGAGCCAAGACGGAAGGAAAATGATAAGACATCTGCATTTCTGCCATTTCTCTGTGTATGAAGAGTTAAAG AACGCGATTAGAGCTTCAAAGTTGGGAGTAGACGCGGGAGGCCAACCCACCGACCTTCACCCTCCGTCCAAGAGCGTCCGCTCCTCCGTCTGGGAGTATTTCGGGTACCTGAAGAATCCGGACGGTTCCATTAACGTGGACGGACGTCCGATCTGCAAGATGTGCTTCCATAAAGTGTCCAGTCACGGAGGAAACACGACCAACATGTTCAAGCACCTGGAGGACAAACACGGGCTTAGTCAATAG